A region of Panthera uncia isolate 11264 chromosome D4, Puncia_PCG_1.0, whole genome shotgun sequence DNA encodes the following proteins:
- the LOC125925953 gene encoding interferon alpha-2-like has protein sequence MALSISVLLALVMLCSSPAYSLDCDLRPSHGNPETFTLLSQMERVSILSCLKDRTDFNFPQILVAGNQLEKTQVTAVVHEMLQQVFNLFSKSDSFVAWDETLLDRFLVGLYQQLDDLETCLREEMNVEQLPLGNENSRLAVKRYFQGISLYLKEKEYSHCAWEVVRVEIRRCLLVVNKLTGTFGK, from the coding sequence ATGGCTCTCTCAATCTCTGTGCTGTTGGCTCTGGTGATGCTGTGCTCCAGCCCTGCCTACTCTCTGGACTGTGACCTGCGTCCGAGCCATGGCAATCCAGAAACCTTCACACTTTTGAGTCAAATGGAGAGAGTCTCCATTCTGTCCTGTCTGAAGGACAGGACTGACTTCAACTTTCCTCAGATACTTGTGGCTGGGAACCAGCTTGAGAAGACACAAGTGACAGCTGTCGTGCATGAGATGCTCCAGCAGGTCTTCAACCTCTTCAGCAAAAGCGACTCCTTTGTGGCTTGGGATGAGACGCTTCTGGATAGATTCCTTGTTGGACTTTACCAACAGCTGGATGACCTGGAGACGTGTTTGAGGGAGGAAATGAACGTGGAACAGCTACCCCTGGGAAATGAGAACTCCAGACTGGCTGTGAAGAGATACTTCCAAGGAATCAGTCTCTAtcttaaagagaaagaatacagCCACTGTGCCTGGGAGGTTGTCAGGGTAGAAATCAGAAGATGCTTGCTCGTCGTTAACAAGCTCACAGGGACATTCGGGAAATAA